A genomic region of Porticoccaceae bacterium LTM1 contains the following coding sequences:
- the apbC gene encoding iron-sulfur cluster carrier protein ApbC, whose protein sequence is MTDNANGLSQVRYILAVASGKGGVGKSTTAVNLALALQQEGFKTGILDADIYGPSQPLMLGVKEGTRPEVIGGNAFAPVEAHGLKTMSLGYLLAEKAPAVWRGPMATGALQQMLTQTHWGELDCLVVDMPPGTGDIQLTLAQKVPVSGAVIVTTPQDIALLDAQKGIEMFRKVNIPVLGVVENMAMHTCSNCGHSEHIFGEGGGERIARDYQTELLGALPLDRTIREQVDGGNPTVIADPDNAISLTYREIARKVIDSLQAGDSAVPEIEIE, encoded by the coding sequence ATGACTGATAATGCCAACGGGCTATCTCAAGTTCGATATATTCTGGCCGTAGCTTCTGGTAAAGGGGGCGTTGGCAAATCCACTACTGCAGTAAACCTGGCGTTGGCCCTGCAACAGGAAGGGTTTAAAACCGGTATCCTCGATGCAGATATTTACGGACCAAGCCAACCCCTGATGCTGGGTGTTAAAGAAGGCACTCGCCCTGAAGTTATCGGCGGTAATGCATTTGCACCAGTCGAAGCACACGGCTTGAAAACCATGTCCCTTGGCTACTTGCTGGCAGAAAAGGCTCCAGCCGTATGGCGTGGACCAATGGCGACCGGTGCCCTGCAGCAGATGCTCACGCAAACCCACTGGGGTGAGCTGGACTGTCTGGTCGTGGATATGCCGCCAGGCACGGGTGATATTCAGTTGACCCTTGCCCAGAAGGTTCCGGTTTCCGGGGCTGTGATCGTTACAACCCCTCAGGATATTGCCCTGTTGGATGCCCAGAAAGGCATCGAAATGTTCCGTAAGGTCAATATTCCGGTGCTGGGTGTGGTAGAAAATATGGCCATGCATACCTGCAGTAACTGCGGTCACAGTGAGCATATCTTTGGCGAGGGCGGCGGTGAACGCATTGCCCGTGACTACCAGACAGAACTGTTGGGCGCACTGCCATTGGATCGCACGATTCGCGAACAGGTGGACGGTGGCAATCCTACCGTCATTGCTGATCCGGATAATGCCATCAGCCTGACTTATCGTGAGATAGCACGAAAAGTGATTGATAGTTTACAGGCTGGCGATTCGGCGGTGCCGGAAATTGAAATTGAGTAG